The following proteins come from a genomic window of Plutella xylostella chromosome 22, ilPluXylo3.1, whole genome shotgun sequence:
- the LOC105388304 gene encoding vitamin K-dependent gamma-carboxylase yields MKKLRDKLTAFCDDFEKKLLSHFGFGFQDVRFDKIVELMYSPRDASSLAVTRILFGLAMLFDIPDERGGASMDRRWGEPRTCHFPLLPTVHALPMPYMALVYAAMWIGAAGLMLGWRFCRCCVTFAACYWYLLLVEKSYWNNHSYLFGLVVLLLVGSNANCYWSLDAYFDRRQRSTTVPYWNYFVLKYQFFILYFVAGLKKGTAEWLTGYSLPNLGEHWVFTPFKLFLSVSQIDYLVVHWFAFLFDLTVVFWLSWPRTRRVAAVFCAAFHLMNIRLFRIGMFPWVCLATLPLYYPYDWPKRVLKKLQNIYIKFFKREDDCVCNDDAAAVNNTDDETTPNDDKDQDDNEKSEAQDQSESEEKGQTEDAVEKCDSKKKRTVYFIILYMALQAFLPYSHFLTKGYNNWTSGLYGYSWDMMVHTWETNSVVVRVVDNDKQTQFFLDPYIWAPNERWTRHGDMVYQYAHCIKRNLLQLNEELNFNDQLSTNISIYIDVWCSMNGRFQQRMFDPKVDLLRASWSPFQAVDWLMPLLSDATSLRGTLDEIREEVHGWSNHSDVIFVADFPGYELENYLPEDLTNVTLTVLGGRIAYQPEVDNHHGQSFLLHADDHMLVAPGTFHKVMNVGRDSAYYMYTFINGTEAGSPRKEVKPATYLPITKEFARRLAGMRTFFQLVLQSIFQLFFRLPVSIMNV; encoded by the exons ATGAAGAAACTTCGAGATAAATTAACAGCTTTTTGTGATGATTTCGAAAAAAAGTTGCTTTCCCACTTTGGTTTTGGTTTTCAAGATGTAAGATTTGATAAAATAGTTGAGCTCATGTATTCGCCCCGTGATGCATCCAGTTTAGCCGTCACGAGGATCTTGTTtg GTCTAGCCATGCTATTCGACATCCCGGACGAGCGTGGCGGTGCATCCATGGACCGGCGCTGGGGGGAGCCCCGCACATGCCACTTCCCCCTGCTGCCGACAGTACACGCGCTGCCCATGCCCTACATGGCCCTCGTGTATGCTGCCATGTGGATCG GAGCAGCAGGGCTCATGCTGGGCTGGCGCTTCTGCCGCTGCTGCGTCACATTCGCAGCCTGCTACTGGTACCTACTGCTAGTGGAGAAGAGCTACTGGAACAACCACAGCTATCTGTTTGGATTGGTCGTTTTGTTGCTTGTCGGGAGCAACGCTAATTGCTATTG gtcCCTTGACGCGTATTTCGACCGTCGTCAGAGAAGCACCACGGTCCCGTATTGGAATTACTTCGTGTTGAAGTACCAGTTCTTCATCCTGTACTTCGTGGCGGGGCTGAAGAAGGGGACGGCGGAGTGGCTGACCGGCTACTCGCTGCCCAACCTCGGGGAGCACTGGGTGTTCACGCCGTTCAA GCTATTCCTGAGCGTGTCTCAGATCGACTACCTGGTGGTGCACTGGTTCGCGTTCCTGTTCGACCTGACGGTGGTGTTCTGGCTGAGCTGGCCGCGGACGAGGCGCGTGGCCGCCGTCTTCTGCGCCGCTTTTCACTTGATGAACATACGTCTGTTCAGGATCG gaATGTTTCCCTGGGTATGCCTGGCTACGCTGCCGCTGTATTACCCGTACGATTGGCCCAAACGAGTTCTCAAAAAACTCCAGAACATATACATCAAGTTCTTCAAAAGAGAAGATGACTGTGTTTGTAACGACGACGCTGCCGCCGTTAATAACACTGATGATGAAACCACACCTAATGATGACAAAGATCAAGATGATAATGAAAAGTCTGAAGCACAAGACCAATCTGAATCAGAGGAGAAAGGGCAGACAGAAGACGCGGTAGAAAAATGTGACTCTAAAAAGAAACGAACAgtctattttataatattgtacaTGGCTCTACAGGCTTTCTTGCCATATTCGCATTTCCTCACAAAG GGCTACAACAACTGGACGAGCGGCCTATACGGGTACTCGTGGGACATGATGGTCCACACCTGGGAGACCAACTCCGTGGTCGTACGGGTCGTGGACAACGACAAGCAAACCCAGTTCTTCCTCGACCCTTACATTTGGGCCCCCAACGAGCGCTGGACCCGCCACGGCGACATGGTCTACCAATACGCTCACTGCATCAAACGGAACTTATTGCAACTGAACGAAGAGCTAAACTTCAATGACCAATTGTCTACTAACATTTCTATTTACATAGACGTGTGGTGTTCCATGAATGGTCGATTCCAGCAGCGCATGTTTGATCCTAAAGTTGATTTGCTGCGAGCGTCGTGGTCGCCGTTCCAGGCCGTTGATTGGCTGATGCCGCTGCTGTCAGATGCGACCAGTTTGAGGGGTACTTTGGATGAGATACGTGAAGAGGTGCATGGTTGGAGTAACCACAGTGACGTCATATTTGTCGCCGATTTTCCAG GATATGAATTAGAAAATTACCTACCTGAAGATCTGACGAACGTGACACTGACGGTGTTAGGCGGGCGAATTGCGTACCAGCCAGAGGTGGACAACCATCACGGACAGTCCTTCCTTCTCCACGCTGACGACCACATGTTGGTAGCCCCTGGAACCTTCCACAAAGTCATGAACGTGGGGCGAGACTCCGCCTACTACATGTATACGTTTATAAATGGAACGGAAGCAGGGAGTCCACGAAAGGAGGTGAAACCTGCGACCTACTTACCCATCACCAAGGAGTTTGCAAGGAGGCTGGCTGGAATGCGCACATTTTTCCAACTGGTGCTGCAGTCTatttttcaattgttttttCGGCTGCCAGTGTCGATAATGAACGTGTga